A region from the Arachis ipaensis cultivar K30076 chromosome B01, Araip1.1, whole genome shotgun sequence genome encodes:
- the LOC107644895 gene encoding uncharacterized protein LOC107644895: MTRLAKATKEIPDLDPAVHLHVLKAGFWPKKFRETIVVTKPKTLEEFREKAAGQMEIEELREAERTERKPRKEEDKSLRSPNNKEPKKPFRLTPKFDNYTRFNTKREKIIKEILNAKIIKPSARAGSYQDQRFVDKSKHCAFHQKYGHTTDECVIAKDLLERLARQGLLDKYMEGRRNKESSQDREERQQTSEGKNDNRWSNPNPPKGVINCISGGFSGGGKTRSARKRSY; this comes from the coding sequence ATGACCAGGCTTGCTAAAGCAACAAAGGAAATACCAGATCTAGACCCAGCAGTCCACTTACATGTCCTTAAGGCCGGCTTCTGGCCCAAAAAGTTTCGAGAAACAATTGTGGTAACTAAGCCGAAGACACTGGAAGAGTTCCGGGAAAAAGCGGCTGGACAGATGGAGATCGAAGAGCTACGCGAGGCTGAGAGGACGGAAAGAAAACCCAGAAAAGAGGAAGACAAATCTCTAAGATCGCCAAATAATAAAGAGCCGAAGAAGCCATTCAGGCTCACCCCAAAATTCGACAACTACACCAGATTCAACaccaaaagagagaaaataatcaaagaaatccTTAATGCTAAAATTATAAAGCCTTCAGCCCGAGCCGGAAGTTACCAGGATCAACGATTTGTCGATAAAAGTAAACATTGTGCTTTCCATCAGAAATATGGACACACAACGGATGAATGCGTGATTGCCAAAGACTTACTGGAAAGATTAGCCCGGCAAGGCCTCCTGGACAAGTATATGGAAGGAAGGAGAAACAAGGAAAGTTCCCAAGACCGAGAAGAACGTCAACAAACCTCGGAAGGAAAAAATGACAATAGGTGGTCCAACCCTAATCCGCCAAAAGGAGTTATCAATTGTATATCTGGGGGATTTTCCGGGGGTGGCAAAACAAGATCGGCGCGCAAACGAAGCTACTGA